Genomic DNA from Gemmatimonadota bacterium:
GGCCCGGGCCGGTGAGCAACCCCTCCCCGGCGGCAGCGGACTTTCGCGCCATCGAGACCGTGGCGACTGCAAGGGAAGCGACCGCAGATGCGAGCCACGTCACTACCCACACCGTGGGAGCGGCGGACCTGGACGCGATCAGCGCGGTGGCGATCGCGATCAGGCCCATGAGGACGCCACCGATCCCCGAGACGTGGGTGAAAGACGCTGAGCGCTGCATCGTCTCGCGGATGTAACGCAGATTGTCCATCGCCCGATCGTGTAGAGCCGCGGGCCCCCGATCGGGATCGCTGAGTCTTCGGGCTGGCAGGTTCATGAACGCACCATGGGGGTCAGTCCGCGCACGAGCAAGTACTTTGTATTACGAAGTTCAACTCGCTTCCAGGCGGCAACCTTCACGTCGACTTCGGCGCGATCACCTTCAGAGCAGCAGGCAGGATGCGCGCCTCAACCGTGTGCCCGGCGGATCGGCGCACGTCGCCGTCTACCTCGAAGCGCGGCGGGGTGGGGAACTCCATGCGGAAACCGCTGTCGGCGAGCACCTCTACACGATCCGAGGTCACATGTCGACCGCGCTCGGCCAGGTTGAAGAGCCTGAGGCGCGCAAGCGGAGGTGCGTCGAGGATCTGACACGCATGCAGCTTTCCGTCTTGCACGGTCGCCTCCGGTGCGATGGGGAAGCCGCCTCCGAAGAACGGTCCGTTCGATACGGTGAGCATGAGGTACCGCCCGTCGCGCTCTTCACCGCCCTCGCTCTTCAGCCGCAGATCGAGGCCCGGGAAGCGAAAGAGTTGCTGCAGCGCGGTGATCTTGTAGAGCAGCTCACCCTTGAGAAAACGAGCGCCGGCGGCCGCGTCGATCACCGCGATGTCGAAGCCGAATCCGATCAGGTTCAGGAAGTAGCGCCTCCCCCACTGTTCGGGCGCGTGTTCCGAGGCGCTGTCGGTCTCGACGCGCCCGACGTCGACGAGCTTGGTGTTCGCGGCTGCGAGGACTTTGACCGCCTCCGCCGCGTCGGACGGGTCCATGCCGAGACTCCGGCCGAAGTCGTTCCCCGTACCGTTCGGCAAGATCCCGAGCGTGAGATCGTCGCGTCCGCTCGCGAGGATCCGGTCCGCCACATTGCTCCACGTGCCGTCGCCACCAACCGCCACGACGACATCGTATCCGTCCGCTGCGGCCTCTTCGGCGAGCGCGAGCTCTCCACCCGGCTCTGCGGACTCGGCGAAGGTGACGTCGTCGAGTTGTTCGGCGAGCAACTGCCGGTAGACTTCGATGCGCCGCTTGCCGCGCCCTCGGCCCGAGGCCGGATTGAAGATGAC
This window encodes:
- a CDS encoding diacylglycerol kinase family lipid kinase; the encoded protein is MPRHFVIFNPASGRGRGKRRIEVYRQLLAEQLDDVTFAESAEPGGELALAEEAAADGYDVVVAVGGDGTWSNVADRILASGRDDLTLGILPNGTGNDFGRSLGMDPSDAAEAVKVLAAANTKLVDVGRVETDSASEHAPEQWGRRYFLNLIGFGFDIAVIDAAAGARFLKGELLYKITALQQLFRFPGLDLRLKSEGGEERDGRYLMLTVSNGPFFGGGFPIAPEATVQDGKLHACQILDAPPLARLRLFNLAERGRHVTSDRVEVLADSGFRMEFPTPPRFEVDGDVRRSAGHTVEARILPAALKVIAPKST